The genomic stretch GGGGGGAGGGGGGGTGCGGGCGTGTCGGCAATGGTAAAATGGATGGTTTGCATACCGCTGTCGGCAATCATCCGTAATGACCTCTGGAGGAATTCTCTATGGCCACCGTGGAAGCGCCTATCGCCACCCGCGTGCCGAACACCCCATTCAAGAATGAACCCCTCACCGACTTCAGCAAGGAAGAGAATGCCCGCGCCATGCGCGCGGCCATCGAGAAGGTCCGCGCCGAGCTGGGCCGTGAGTACGACCTGGTCATCGGCGGCAAGCGCGTCAAGACCAGCGCCAAGCTGAAGTCCATCAACCCGGCCAAGCCCAGCGAACTGGTCGGCCTGTTCCAGAAAGCCGGCGATACCGAGGTCGAGCCGGCGATGAACGCCGCCCTGAAGGCCTTTGAGACCTGGTCGCGCACCCCGGTGGAAGAGCGCGCCGCGCTGGTGTGGCGCGCCGGCCAGATCATCCGCGAGCGCAAGCACGAATTCAGCGCCTGGATGGTGTTCGAGGTCGGCAAGAACTTCGCCGAGGCCGACGCCGACACCGCCGAGACGATCGACTTCTGCGAATTCTATCCGCGCGAGATGCTGCGCCTGGCCAAGGCGGAGCCTCCGGTGCAACTGCCCGGCGAGCGCGATTATCTCTGGTACATCCCGCTCGGGGTGGGCATCGTGATCCCGCCGTGGAATTTCCCCGGCGCCATCATGGCGGGCATGACCCTGGCCTCCATCGTGGCCGGCAACACCGTCATCCTGAAGCCGTCGAGCGATTCCCCGGCCATCTGCCGCTTCTTCTTCTCCATCCTCGAAGAAGCCGGCCTGCCGGACGGCGTGGTGAACTTCTGCCCGGGCGCGGGCGCCACCTTCGGCGACAAGCTGGTGGCCCATCCCAAGACCCGCTACATCGCCTTCACCGGCTCGCGCGAGATCGGCCTGCGCATCAACCAGGTGGCGGCCAGCCACCAGCCCGGACAGCTCTGGATCAAGCGCACCGTGCTGGAGATGGGCGGCAAGGACGCCATCATCGTGGATGCCGACGCCGATATCGACTCCGCCGTCGAAGGTGTGGCCCAGGCCGCCTTCGGTTTCCAGGGTCAGAAGTGCTCGGCCTGCTCGCGGCTCATCCTCGACGAGAAGATCTACGATACCTTCCTCGAAAAGCTGAAAGCACGGGTGGAGAAGATCACCCTCGGCGATCCGACCCAGAACCCCGGCATGGGGCCGGTGGTCAATGAAGGCTCGATGAAGTCCATCCAGGAGTACATCGAGCAGGGCAAGAAGGATGGACGCCTGATCACCGGCGGCAAGCGCCGCGCCGACCTGGGCGACGGCTACTTCCTGGAGCCCACGGTCTTCGCCGACATCCCGGCAAAGTCTAAGCTGGAGCAGGAGGAGATCTTCGGTCCGGTGCTGGCGGTTATCAAATCGAAGAACTTCGACCATGCGCTGCAGATCGCCAACGACACCGAGTTCGGCCTGACCGGCGCCATCTACTCCAGCAGCCGGGAGAAGCTGGAGCGCGGCAAGCGCGAATTCCACGTCGGCAACCTGTACATCAACCGCAAGTGCACCGGAGCTATCGTCGGAGCCCATCCCTTCGGCGGCTTCAACATGTCAGGCACCGACTCCAAGGCCGGCGGCCCCGATTACCTCTACCTGTTCACCCAGGCCAAGTCGATCGGGGAGAAGGTCATCCCCGGCATCTAGGTCGGTCAGGGATCACGCGGCGCGGCCGTCTTCGGCCGCGCTTTCTTTGCCCAACTTGACTTACTCCCGACCGGCGGAAGGAGACCTCCGTCCGCACGCGAAACGCGGCGTGTCGTAAGAGTTTCCTGTGATGGAGTAGAAGGAAGATCCGGCCAAGGTGGCCTGAGCCCCAGGGATCACATGGGACGCGGCTGCTGGGGCGCGGCCCCGCCGCTTGCGGCTGCGGCGGTGGCCGCTGCGGCCTCGGCCAGGATGCGGTGGTGGATGGTGAACAGCGCCAGCTCCAGCCGGTCGGACACCCCGATCTTGTCATAGACATTGCGCAGGTAGTTCTTGATGACCTGCTCGGTGGTGCCCAGCTGCTTGGCGATCTCCTTGTTCTTGTAACCCTGCACGATGAGCGCGACGATGCGCAGCTCTTTGGGCGTGAGCCGGTCGCGCACCCGGGCGCCGACGAAATCGGCCTCCGCCATCTGCTGCGCCACCTGCATGTCCTGGATCCAGTTCTCGCCTTTGGCCACCTTGCGGATACACTCCACCAGGGCGGAACCGGTCACGTTGCGGTACAGCACTCCATGGATACCGGCGTTCAGGTAGGCGGGAACGTCGTCGCCGGTCTCAGCCACCACCACCAGCCGGGTCTTGGTGCGCTGGCTGAACTGGACGATGGCTTGCAGATCAGGATGCAGCGCGGCGGAGAAGAGCAGGATGTTGGCGCGGAACTTCTCCAGCGCCATCATCATCTGGTCGCCGCTCTGCGCCTGGGCGATGATGCGGATGTCGTCTTCGACGGCCAGCACCTTGGCCGCTCCCGCTCGGAAGATCGCCTGGTTGTCAGCCAGTATCAGTTTCAGCATGGCACCCTATTTACGGACGAACTTATAGGTATCGATCACGCACGCTACCCCGGGCTCCTTGGTCTTGCGCGAGGCCTTCTCCCGGCCCCGCACCACTCGGCCGCTGCACTCGATGGCCACATCCTTCTTGGCTCCGATCA from Terriglobales bacterium encodes the following:
- the pruA gene encoding L-glutamate gamma-semialdehyde dehydrogenase, with translation MATVEAPIATRVPNTPFKNEPLTDFSKEENARAMRAAIEKVRAELGREYDLVIGGKRVKTSAKLKSINPAKPSELVGLFQKAGDTEVEPAMNAALKAFETWSRTPVEERAALVWRAGQIIRERKHEFSAWMVFEVGKNFAEADADTAETIDFCEFYPREMLRLAKAEPPVQLPGERDYLWYIPLGVGIVIPPWNFPGAIMAGMTLASIVAGNTVILKPSSDSPAICRFFFSILEEAGLPDGVVNFCPGAGATFGDKLVAHPKTRYIAFTGSREIGLRINQVAASHQPGQLWIKRTVLEMGGKDAIIVDADADIDSAVEGVAQAAFGFQGQKCSACSRLILDEKIYDTFLEKLKARVEKITLGDPTQNPGMGPVVNEGSMKSIQEYIEQGKKDGRLITGGKRRADLGDGYFLEPTVFADIPAKSKLEQEEIFGPVLAVIKSKNFDHALQIANDTEFGLTGAIYSSSREKLERGKREFHVGNLYINRKCTGAIVGAHPFGGFNMSGTDSKAGGPDYLYLFTQAKSIGEKVIPGI
- a CDS encoding response regulator transcription factor, coding for MLKLILADNQAIFRAGAAKVLAVEDDIRIIAQAQSGDQMMMALEKFRANILLFSAALHPDLQAIVQFSQRTKTRLVVVAETGDDVPAYLNAGIHGVLYRNVTGSALVECIRKVAKGENWIQDMQVAQQMAEADFVGARVRDRLTPKELRIVALIVQGYKNKEIAKQLGTTEQVIKNYLRNVYDKIGVSDRLELALFTIHHRILAEAAAATAAAASGGAAPQQPRPM